TAGAGAGACTAACCACACATCTTTAActttttctcattcttttaaaaGCTTTCATTCACTATTTCAATTCTAAACTATACTTTCTTTTCATTTTGGTATACTCCAAATTTACGAATAATACTAtggcatattttaattttttaattcaaaattttaactgGGCTATATACTTTTGGACCAATGGAATTGTGTCGCGTGTATTTGTTTTTTCAagctattaaattattttaataaaatatttttattaaaatgaaaaatatgttatttttaaatatttttccgaagcatttttttttttaaatctcacTCTTCCTCACAAGTCCTTTTAGTCTAAATCATTCACCATTCACGTCAATTCATAGTTCTCCTTCAAAATTGATAGAATGATCAATGACTCACAATTATACAATTTCAACACTTCTTTTATGCATTTTTCAAttgttattttcatttaattgagatttttttaaaaactttagTAATAATTTTAACTTAAAAGATAGACGCAGGACACATTTTCATTGACAGAAGTATCTGTCTTTTTTTTAAGATGATTTAAATTTTGAACTAAAAACAATAACTCATGATATTTTTACATACCAAGCTCgacttaaaaaatttaaatatcaaaatgtATACTTAATAaaaaaaggattgtatgaaacagagatattatccctttccaatagtttAATGCCAAATAAACAATTTCATTCtgaatttcataatttttatttagatttgatttttttcaagATGAAAATCCTGAAATTTAGGATGAAAATagtgatatataattaaattattggaAAAGAAATACAAATGTCGTGACGTCCATGTTTCATACCACAGTTTCCCTACATAAGAACTCTAATATTGAATTAGTCCTTCTTAAAATGTGGGTCCAACTATGCTATTTTTGTTAGAAGGAAAAGAAACTGTATTACTTGGTTACCATGCACATGAAAATTCACCTGCGTATACAAGATTAACAGGAAAAGAAATTCaaaccttattattattattattgttgttgttcaGAGCTTCTAATGACGACGGAAAGAAGAATAAAAAGTTAATTTTAACATCTTCTACCAATGCATTCATCAAACTACCCCTCATATCATTATATCCCATTGGACTATAACAGTAGTAACAAGAGAATGTATTTTGCTATTCTGGTACCAATTGTGCTTCCTCACAGCTAAAATGATGCACTACATGTATCTCAGACAACTTGGCCACCTTAACCTAGCTATCCTGCCACTGGAAGATTCAAATTTTACCATCCAGAAAAGGGAGTATGTGAGTGGAATGACAACTCTGTATGCATATGTAAAGTTTTATGGCAACCAAAAGTGAGGTATAAAAATTCCCCATAATGAATAGGGACAACTTCCATTAGAGCCAATGAACAAACCATATATGTAAATAAACTAACCTCGAAAGAACACTTCAATTTCCTATCCCAGGTTTTAAGCCTGGCTTGTCATTTGGTAGAAGCTTGTACACATAGAATGCCGCCACCGCACCACTGCACATGATAGCAGCTTTTCAGAGAAACTTAAAACTTTTGTTTACCGCAATAAAGAAAGCCTTCGCGAACTAAAATTTAGTGAAGAATCcaaatgaaaaaggaaaagaagaaaaaaaggaacCGCATTATATATATCACAGGAGCGTATGCTAATGAGAATATTAACACATGCAGGCAAaactaaaattttcatgcaataaCAAAAGAACAAGAGAGAACAAACATTTGCAGAGGACTTGAAAGAAGCAAGGTAAAGGATCAAACTGTAACCTAATATAGTATTCATTCCTTCGTTTATACCAACATTAACTTTTAGCGCCCTATAATCATATTTTAGAGAACCAAGGCTGAAAACTTATGGTCATCaatgtcacacacagtctagttTCCATGTATAGATAACGGAAAATTAAAATGTTACAAGAACTTTATGAACCTGACTAAGGTTGTGAGAAAGGTGCCCAGAGTTGATGTCTGCAAAAAAGAATAATAAGAACATAAATCAGAAGCTGAGAACAAATTTGGTGAGGAATTAAAAACAATAAGGAAAACAAAAGGTTATACATAGAGATAGAAGCCCCACCTGAATCAGTGAGCTTAACGCCCTAAAAAATAAGACAGATGAGATGACTGCTAAAAATATTGTCCGGTTAGTAAACATAAAAGATGGTATTTTGATCCTATTAAGGatgtaaaaattcaaaattaagaaaAAGGTTAACAACCTGCTTGCCCTTTGATGGCAAGAGGAGAAGACTGTCCTCCTTTGTATAATTTTAAGCTTGATACACTTGATGCTAAAAGAGCTCCACCTAGAATAACACCGAACCTAATTGCAGAAACACTCCCTGTCAACATGAAAGAAAGGAATCCCCCGGCTGAAAGAATGATACCTGCCAAACCCAAAAACGCACAAAAGAAATTTAAAGTTTCTGTTTATGTAATTCAACTTTTTCAAATAATGCTTTCATAAACCGGTGTAGAATTGAAAATTGACAGGCATGGTAGGGATAAAATTCACTGATTGTGTTTATGAATATGAAAAATTCCGATACCATAAGGTATGCCGACGTGAAAGTCAAGAACTTTGGAAATGTCATTGAAATCATCGGCAGAGGAATAGTACGTTCCGACAATTTCTTTGACTTGTGGAGGGGAATTCTCGGCTGCCGTTGAGAGGTAAACTTTGCCTTCTTCACTGGTTTCTTTTACTATTTCAATCAGATCGTTTCTGGCCTTTTCTGCTTGAATCTTAAGCTGCTCCGAAGTTTCTTTCAGAGTAACCAAAGCTTTCTTGGAGTAAATCTCGTAAGCTTCTTGGGACACGTTCTGCATCTTCAAGGCTTGTTCTTTGAAAGCTTCTAAAGCTCGTTGCCATGCTTCATTTGATGATTCTTCATTCTTTTCTCTCTCCACTTCTATTTCCGAATGCTTCTAAAAGAAATTCAAAAGTTGAAAACCATATTATTagcaaaattcaaaataaaaggatttatttgaatcaaaagaaaattgcAAGTTATAAAAGGTCATTTGAATTTCAACTCACTGATTCCTCGTGGGAAGCTGCGAAAGCGACAACAGATTGGCTGAAGGAAAGCCGCCGATCGAGTGGGCGAAAACTTAGGGCTAAACCTCTAGGAGCGGCGAGAGAGACTCTGCGGCCAGAAGTGGGCTTGAGCCGTAGAGACGGCGACAAACACGGTGGCAACGGAGAAGCGGAAGCACGGCTAAGTGTCTTCAACGGCAGCAAGGCGCAGGTAGGGTTAAGACTTTTGATCGAATACATTTTCTCTATTACCAGTTTTCCTAGCAGTAAGCTAAGCTAAAGcgaagagaagagaagaggagAGGGGGCTGTCTCTATTCGTTGCTTTCAATTGAATAAATGGATGTAAAACGACATCGGTTTAAAGAAAACATTGTTTTGCCCGGGAAATAGGAAGTTGGAAGTTGGAAGAAACCGTTTCGATGCTATGCGATGCTTTGTTGACACGTAAATTGCTTTGAAATGTATATGAGTCGGCCCCACAGAATCACAGTCGAAGCTTCAATATGGTACATGAAAACTACGTGGTTCTCTTCTCTTTCCAATTCTTATGAATTTATCATCACTCAATACTGTGATTATCAACTCTCCGCCGTTGGATGCTGTTTAACTTTTTCTCTTCTGTTGATAAATTGGATTGTCTAGTTGTTGTTCCAGTTAGTTTTTCATTATACTCTTTTATCATTAAATTTTGGgtattacataatttaaataaaagaaaaaaattattattttagaattaaTCTTTTAATATAAATGTGGCTAATCtaacatcattttaattaattgtttCTAAATTCAACGCCTCCAAACATTCCAAATCCCTTCTTCTTCACCATCATCCCAACAAACTTCACCACCACAACTTTTGCTACTGCTACTGGCTTCTGCCGATTTCGACTCGGTTCGTTTTGAACCACCAAAGTACCCCTTAGCTCCACCACTTTTCTTCTTGCTTTCAGCTACCCCATCTTCAAAAGCATCTATAATCTCGTGTATCAATTACCGGCTGGCGATGACTCCCACCTCACCCAGTAGCTCATGTAGCACCTGAAACAGTCACAGGTAAAAAGAGGTGGATGGTCATGATCGTTGCCGCTGCTTAAGCTGATGCTTCTTTTAGTCGGATATTTGTGGGTGTTTTTCCGGTGGGTTGAGAAGTCGCTGAAATCGTTGTTAGCACAAGAGATGAGATAGGCCCAAGGGAAAATTTTGGTTAGgagcgaaattaaattataatttttattataataaaaatataacatttaaaaaattaaatcaaaaaattattattattaaggattaaaatataattttatttttattaatttaaaattttaaaataccaaaatgaattttttttattttaggggaTGGAACGCTGCCAACCCTCTAAATTAGCCCCTAGATAAACAAAGAGGAAAGGGCAACCGCAAGGGTTAAGATCATGTTCGGAAGGAAAGATAGATGATCGAAGGTTCTACTAAAAAGGGCCCTGAACAAATCAAGGTTAAACCTCATTTATAagactaaaatgattttttattatatttaaattatgtgaaaaaaataaaaaatttagaaataattTCACAAGAAgatttttctttataattttaatgggGTGATCGAAATGATCAAATTATGTAATATAGGTGtccaaattataaaaaaatttgagtgcttaaaatgaaaatttttgaaagttaAGATAACTATTTGTATTTACCTTAAAAAGTTTTATCCTATCAAACGTTCCTAATCCAGTTCTTCACGATATTAGACGTTCTTAATTTAATCCCttgaatgtaaaaaaaaaaattaaagtatccATCTGATCATATATCGTCACTTGTCATAAATTGATATTAGAATGACatcatttaaaaacccaaaaatcttaaatatatataattataaaaataaaaaatataatcaaatttttaaaatatatataaaatttgttagaatttaaaaaaatggtaaaaattataaaaaatcaaaattattagaaattataaaatattgtaaaaagaatttaaaaattatttaaaatttaaaaaatttattgtttCTTGAAATAAACTTCGCTAatcacatttaaaataataaaaattcaatataaaaattgtttataattaaaaatacaattgatttctataaaatttgtattttaaaatattaaaatttaatataaaattgaataattttattgAAATACTTTTAAAATACATCAATTTTTAGTACTTTACTAATGTTACTGATAGCAAGTTTATTTGACTCGACTCTCTATCTAATGTATGGAGTAAGATTCATTCAtccatcatcatgtacatattctttttgttttaaaccaaaattttttagaGTAGTCAAACACTGAACAATAGTAGTGGACTTACGAAGAACTGtgatatattttgatatttttgaacatttgatttataaatttgatcataaatattaaaaattcaaaaaaactaaattaaaatattttaaggcAACAAATGCACAtgctaatatttatatatttacttcacttttaatatttttatttatgaattaaGACATTGGTTTAGAGACAAATAATTTGtattgaaaataatataaaatatttaaaattactaaaaatattatttaattgaaataaaattatttttattgtttaaataattaaaaaagtatctaaatataattattattataggtGGTATCTTTCCAAGTGGTGACAATCTTATGTTGAAGTTTTAGTAAgttgatttataaaattttaaaaaattaaaaatctaatatatttaaataaaattattaaaggtgtaaaaatttaatatattttattttttcttttcaattttaaatattttcttcaAGACCATTTATAAATAAACATGATTTTATTTCCATTGGTATCTTTggtgttttgttgaaaataa
The Gossypium arboreum isolate Shixiya-1 chromosome 10, ASM2569848v2, whole genome shotgun sequence genome window above contains:
- the LOC108488609 gene encoding protein FATTY ACID EXPORT 3, chloroplastic-like, with amino-acid sequence MYSIKSLNPTCALLPLKTLSRASASPLPPCLSPSLRLKPTSGRRVSLAAPRGLALSFRPLDRRLSFSQSVVAFAASHEESKHSEIEVEREKNEESSNEAWQRALEAFKEQALKMQNVSQEAYEIYSKKALVTLKETSEQLKIQAEKARNDLIEIVKETSEEGKVYLSTAAENSPPQVKEIVGTYYSSADDFNDISKVLDFHVGIPYGIILSAGGFLSFMLTGSVSAIRFGVILGGALLASSVSSLKLYKGGQSSPLAIKGQAVISSVLFFRALSSLIQTSTLGTFLTTLVSGAVAAFYVYKLLPNDKPGLKPGIGN